The Camelina sativa cultivar DH55 chromosome 14, Cs, whole genome shotgun sequence genome includes a window with the following:
- the LOC104741648 gene encoding DNA-damage-repair/toleration protein DRT111, chloroplastic-like encodes MLGGLYGDLPPPSDDEKPSGNSSSVWSSNTKMAPPTLRKPPAFAPTQTILRPSNKPKPVVSSSPYKPPPSLITPAIESASSQPALIGVTSSVIEEYDPARPNDYEEYKRETKRKAMEAEMKRELDKRRQEEEERDKREREEREKERERDNSDPTRLNISGEEAWKRRAAMSGGGKRRSSSPPPGNVDGFSIGKSETSGLGVGAGGQMTAAQRMMAKMGWKQGQGLGKSEQGITTPLMAKKTDRRAGVIVNASEHKSVEKKVKSVNINGEPTRVLLLRNMVGPGEVDDELEDEVGGECGKYGTVTRVLIFEITEKDFPVHEAVRIFVQFSRPEETTKALVDLDGRYFGGRTVRATFYDEEKFSKNELAPVPGEIPGY; translated from the exons ATGCTTGGTGGGTTATACGGAGACCTTCCACCACCGTCCGATGATGAGAAACCCAGCGGCAACTCCTCCTCCGTCTGGTCAAGCAATACCAAAATGGCTCCGCCTACGCTTCGCAAACCACCGGCTTTTGCTCCGACGCAAACGATTCTAAGACCTTCAAACAAACCCAAACCTGTCGTGTCGTCGTCACCCTACAAGCCTCCTCCTTCGTTGATTACTCCGGCGATAGAGTCAGCATCTTCGCAGCCAGCATTGATCGGTGTGACATCATCTGTGATCGAAGAGTACGATCCAGCGAGACCTAACGATTACGAGGAGTATAAAAGGGAGACGAAGAGGAAAGCTATGGAAGCTGAGATGAAGCGAGAGCTGGATAAGAGAAggcaagaggaagaggagagagataAGAGGGAAAgggaagagagggagaaggagagagagagagataacagTGATCCGACTCGGTTGAATATCTCAGGCGAGGAAGCGTGGAAGAGACGCGCAGCTATGAGCGGTGGTGGGAAGCGGAGATCTTCGTCTCCTCCGCCTGGGAATGTTGACGGGTTTAGTATTGGGAAATCGGAGACGAGTGGGTTAGGAGTTGGAGCAGGTGGGCAGATGACAGCTGCTCAGAGGATGATGGCAAAGATGGGATGGAAACAGGGACAAGGGCTTGGGAAATCAGAGCAAGGTATCACTACGCCGTTGATGGCTAAGAAGACTGATCGTAGAGCTGGTGTGATTGTGAATGCTAGTGAACACAAGTCTGTGGAGAAGAAGGTTAAGAGTGTTAATATCAATGGTGAACCAACCAGGGTTCTGCTTCTTAGAAACATG GTTGGGCCAGGAGAAGTAGATGATGAGCTAGAAGACGAGGTAGGAGGCGAGTGTGGCAAATACGGTACAGTCACTCGTGTACTGATATTTGAGATCACTGAAAAGGATTTCCCTGTACACGAAGCAGTCAGAATCTTTGTTCAGTTTTCAAGACCCGAGGAAACAACTAAAGCCCTTGTGGATCTCGATGGGAGATACTTTGGAGGAAGGACCGTGCGTGCAACGTTTTATGATGAGGAGAAATTCAGTAAGAACGAGTTGGCTCCAGTTCCAGGTGAAATCCCTGGCTATTAG